One window from the genome of Dyadobacter sp. CECT 9275 encodes:
- the fdhD gene encoding formate dehydrogenase accessory sulfurtransferase FdhD has protein sequence MEVLSTTSHTIRKITAGNDTLVQDELAVEEPLEIRIKYWEKGRQIARNISVTMRTPGCDPELALGFLFTEGVVHHYNQIEKVATDPFDNNVLTVELKADEKPVLGSSERNFYTTSSCGVCGKSSIEAIKTHSTYQFLESDISVGKEILFTLKDRLREQQQVFESTGGLHASALFSPQGDFLMLREDVGRHNALDKIIGSALIQNMLPLTEKLLLLSGRASFELLQKASMAGIKIIAAIGAPSSLAVEVAEESGITLIGFLKNDGFNIYTGFSRVTEL, from the coding sequence ATGGAAGTACTATCAACGACCAGCCATACCATCAGGAAAATTACCGCCGGGAATGATACCCTTGTGCAGGACGAACTGGCTGTGGAAGAACCATTGGAGATACGGATAAAATATTGGGAAAAGGGCAGACAGATCGCCAGAAATATCTCTGTTACCATGCGCACACCCGGATGCGATCCTGAACTGGCCCTGGGCTTTTTGTTTACGGAAGGTGTTGTCCATCATTATAACCAAATTGAGAAAGTAGCAACCGATCCGTTCGATAACAATGTCCTGACAGTCGAATTAAAAGCGGATGAAAAGCCCGTTTTAGGCTCTTCGGAGCGAAATTTTTATACAACATCCAGCTGCGGCGTTTGTGGCAAATCAAGTATTGAAGCCATCAAAACCCACTCGACCTACCAGTTTCTTGAATCGGATATATCGGTCGGTAAAGAAATTTTGTTCACACTGAAAGATAGGTTACGAGAACAGCAGCAGGTATTTGAGTCAACCGGAGGACTGCATGCGTCTGCACTTTTCAGCCCACAAGGTGATTTTTTAATGCTCCGCGAGGATGTGGGCAGGCACAATGCTCTTGACAAAATAATAGGTTCGGCACTGATACAAAATATGCTGCCGCTCACTGAGAAGCTACTGTTGCTCAGCGGGCGGGCCAGTTTTGAATTGCTTCAGAAAGCCAGCATGGCGGGCATTAAAATCATTGCGGCCATCGGTGCGCCTTCCAGCCTGGCCGTTGAAGTAGCAGAAGAATCGGGCATTACGCTCATCGGTTTTCTGAAGAACGATGGTTTTAATATCTATACCGGTTTCTCCAGGGTGACTGAATTGTAG
- a CDS encoding S8 family peptidase, which translates to MENKTNQIVDGQGTDAEHSILTKGKQPNRFSGFIIICLLDKYAYFDAENLIELAKKFQLGRLLSVLESFKPQGIRRTISSVATEKLRKLEEKARETEFAPLHSLSNYWRLDYRNYAGHPDELVKIFQGMPEIELAYKEMIVTDPFINASDDTFVSQQGYLNAAPTGIDARWAWTQIDRPGDGVGFIDLEQGWIPTHEDLAGASPTLIFNDNLHGVGTYVGDHGTAVLGEVVGIDNGRGIVGIAPFVDYVRMVSHYEASSGTALHVADAILAAIDNMNPGDVLLLEVQRDFLPTETDAADLDAIRLAVANGIVVVEAAGNGNENLDSWLNSAGRDILDRGSANFIDSGAIMVGASVSTVPHHRASFSNFGSRIDCYAWGENIVTSGYANRLTGSLGNDTTASRNDDYTSAFGGTSGASPIIVGAALILQGVHKADVGSVISPQQMRLLLTNPATGTAQGTGVAGNIGVMPNLRAIIENTLEVVPDVYLRDYVGDTGNVPASGAISASPDIIVRPSLVADPDGTFGEGSGNENSSTLGSRVEAGQDNYIYVRIKNKGGAAANNVRAAIYWSEVSTLVTPNLWHFIGNTSPVDVPVGDILVVSPPLTWGSASLPPANTHQCFVGILSHPQDPAPAVPGVAGFDWDDFYAFIRNNNNITWRNFDVVNDIDPSDPTAQLEFNITGSPDKARPFEIEILNRLPEGARIILEIPYKLYVFSKIRGVEAKVDRKSNRVLLYLPNLRKISLGEIQLPKEAKYACRMHIKGGKNYEKGAYQVAVRQLYEKFEVGRVTWSLKSKRKLFV; encoded by the coding sequence ATGGAAAACAAAACAAATCAAATCGTTGACGGTCAGGGAACTGATGCGGAGCATTCTATTTTGACAAAGGGCAAGCAACCGAACAGGTTCAGCGGATTTATCATCATCTGTCTTCTGGATAAGTATGCTTACTTTGATGCAGAAAATTTAATTGAATTAGCTAAAAAATTTCAGCTTGGCAGGCTGCTATCTGTCTTGGAGAGCTTTAAGCCGCAGGGTATCAGACGAACGATCAGCAGTGTTGCAACAGAAAAACTGAGAAAATTGGAAGAGAAAGCCAGGGAAACGGAATTTGCCCCGCTGCATAGTCTGAGCAATTATTGGCGACTGGACTACCGGAATTATGCAGGCCATCCGGATGAGCTGGTCAAGATATTTCAGGGTATGCCTGAAATTGAACTAGCCTACAAAGAAATGATCGTGACAGATCCTTTTATCAACGCCAGCGACGATACCTTCGTGTCGCAGCAGGGGTATCTGAATGCAGCACCCACCGGAATAGATGCCCGCTGGGCCTGGACGCAGATCGACAGACCGGGTGATGGCGTAGGTTTTATTGACCTGGAACAAGGCTGGATACCTACACATGAAGACCTGGCGGGGGCATCTCCTACGCTGATATTTAACGACAACCTTCATGGCGTGGGTACTTATGTGGGAGATCACGGGACCGCTGTTTTGGGCGAAGTAGTAGGTATTGACAACGGAAGGGGCATTGTTGGTATTGCACCTTTTGTGGATTACGTCAGAATGGTTTCTCATTATGAGGCTTCCTCGGGAACTGCCCTGCACGTAGCAGATGCCATCTTAGCGGCAATTGACAATATGAATCCGGGGGATGTGCTGCTGCTTGAGGTCCAGCGCGATTTTCTTCCTACTGAAACCGATGCCGCCGACCTGGACGCCATCAGGCTTGCTGTGGCCAATGGTATTGTGGTAGTGGAGGCAGCGGGTAATGGTAATGAAAATCTGGACAGCTGGCTCAACAGTGCAGGCCGGGACATACTGGACCGGGGATCCGCAAATTTTATTGATTCAGGAGCGATCATGGTGGGGGCTTCCGTTTCCACCGTTCCCCATCACAGGGCCTCGTTTTCAAATTTCGGCTCCCGTATCGACTGTTACGCCTGGGGCGAAAACATCGTTACTTCCGGTTATGCCAACCGATTGACCGGATCTCTTGGGAATGATACCACCGCCAGCAGAAACGACGATTATACCAGCGCATTCGGCGGAACCAGCGGCGCTTCACCCATCATTGTCGGCGCAGCGCTGATCTTACAGGGAGTTCATAAGGCAGACGTTGGATCGGTAATATCCCCGCAGCAGATGCGGTTGCTGCTCACCAATCCTGCTACAGGTACGGCTCAGGGAACGGGCGTTGCGGGGAACATTGGTGTGATGCCCAACCTGAGAGCCATTATAGAAAATACTTTGGAGGTGGTTCCTGATGTTTATCTGCGCGATTACGTAGGGGATACCGGCAATGTGCCCGCGTCTGGGGCGATCAGTGCAAGTCCGGATATTATTGTGAGGCCCAGCCTGGTGGCAGATCCCGACGGGACGTTCGGTGAGGGAAGCGGAAACGAAAACTCAAGTACCTTAGGAAGCCGTGTGGAAGCAGGGCAGGATAATTATATCTACGTAAGAATAAAAAACAAGGGTGGAGCAGCTGCAAATAATGTGCGTGCAGCAATTTACTGGAGCGAGGTTTCTACGCTGGTTACGCCTAATCTGTGGCATTTTATAGGTAACACCAGCCCCGTGGATGTTCCCGTGGGAGATATTCTGGTGGTGTCCCCTCCGCTTACCTGGGGCAGCGCCTCTTTGCCTCCTGCCAATACGCATCAGTGTTTTGTGGGGATACTTTCGCACCCACAGGACCCGGCTCCGGCCGTACCTGGCGTGGCCGGTTTTGACTGGGATGATTTTTACGCCTTTATCAGGAATAATAATAACATCACTTGGCGCAATTTTGATGTTGTCAATGATATTGACCCCAGTGACCCAACTGCGCAACTGGAATTCAATATCACCGGAAGCCCCGACAAAGCCCGGCCTTTTGAAATAGAAATTTTAAACCGTTTGCCGGAAGGAGCCCGGATTATCCTGGAGATACCCTACAAGTTATATGTCTTTTCTAAAATCAGGGGTGTGGAAGCCAAGGTAGATAGGAAGTCCAACCGTGTGCTTTTGTATCTTCCCAATTTAAGGAAAATAAGCCTGGGCGAAATTCAACTTCCCAAAGAGGCGAAATATGCCTGCCGGATGCACATAAAAGGAGGAAAAAATTATGAAAAAGGAGCATATCAGGTGGCAGTGCGGCAGCTCTACGAAAAATTTGAGGTGGGGAGGGTAACCTGGTCCCTGAAAAGCAAAAGGAAGTTATTTGTATAA
- a CDS encoding DUF7009 family protein codes for MKIRINGNSVRYRLSKSEVEKLAADGYLESHATFGTQRFIYAIEETAVFEKLSAAFKENKITVYAPMDFLKTWADSQTIGLDATIRYDDGETLYLLIEKDFKCIDNTSEDQSDNYDNPKAVC; via the coding sequence ATGAAAATACGCATCAACGGAAACTCAGTGAGATACCGGTTATCTAAAAGTGAAGTCGAAAAACTCGCCGCAGACGGATATCTTGAAAGTCATGCAACTTTCGGAACGCAACGGTTTATCTATGCTATTGAAGAAACAGCTGTTTTCGAAAAACTTAGTGCAGCGTTTAAAGAAAATAAAATCACGGTTTACGCCCCTATGGATTTCCTCAAAACATGGGCTGACAGCCAGACCATTGGCCTGGATGCCACCATCCGTTACGATGACGGAGAAACCCTTTACCTGCTGATTGAAAAAGATTTTAAGTGTATAGACAATACCTCGGAGGATCAGTCAGACAATTACGATAACCCAAAGGCTGTCTGTTAA
- a CDS encoding FdhF/YdeP family oxidoreductase produces MNSDNPNQPSAENPENFTGIKRGKIKENAAGIPAVISSLEKVVSEAGMQRGMKALWNLNKKGGFDCPSCAWPDPDDERSGIAEYCENGARAVAEEATSKKLTADFFSEHSVASLAALSDYEIGGKGRVAQPMFLPTGSTYYQPISWGAAFEKIALELNRLQSPDEAIFYTSGRTSNEAAFMYQLFVREYGTNNLPDCSNMCHESSGVALTEALGIGKGSVTLDDFYEAEVIVILGQNPGTNHPRMLTALQKAKAKGATIVAINPLPETGLMGFNNPQSINGVLGINSGLTDLFLPVKINGDLALLQAVEKLMLLEEQKNPEMVLDNAFIGEHTEGFEALKKHLLSLDLEYLSEASGISIPQIEAFARLIYTKKKIIACWAMGLTQHKNAVDSIREIINLLLLKGSIGKPGAGTCPVRGHSNVQGDRTMGIYEKPSEKFLETLERNFGFEPPKAHGYDTVEAIKAMYEGKAKIFFAMGGNFLSATPDTAFTAAALRKCILTVHVSTKLNRSHLVHGEEAIILPCLGRSDMDMLNGENRFVSCENSMGVVQLSRGVLQPVSDDLLSEPAIVSRLAKATLGRRSKIDWDKYAADYDTIRTDIERTIPGFDAYNRRVRLPGGFYLPNVNREGTFNTLSRKAGFHIAHVNPAVLGPDELIMMTIRSHDQFNTTIYGLNDRYRGIYNERRVILMNAKDILKRNLSDGYVVDLHNYTDGVERTARNFIVIKYPIPEGCCATYFPETNVLVPISSVAEKSNTPVSKHVIIKVVRHA; encoded by the coding sequence ATGAATAGCGACAACCCAAACCAGCCTTCTGCCGAAAACCCCGAGAACTTTACCGGGATTAAAAGAGGGAAAATCAAAGAAAACGCCGCAGGTATTCCGGCCGTAATTTCAAGTCTTGAAAAAGTTGTTTCCGAGGCTGGTATGCAGCGTGGCATGAAGGCGTTGTGGAATCTGAATAAAAAAGGCGGGTTCGACTGTCCCAGTTGTGCCTGGCCTGACCCTGACGACGAACGGTCTGGAATTGCAGAATATTGCGAAAACGGGGCCCGTGCAGTGGCGGAAGAAGCCACTTCAAAAAAACTTACCGCTGATTTTTTCTCCGAACATTCCGTTGCCAGTCTTGCGGCCCTATCGGATTACGAAATTGGCGGCAAGGGACGCGTCGCTCAGCCCATGTTTTTGCCGACGGGAAGCACGTACTACCAGCCTATTTCCTGGGGGGCGGCTTTTGAAAAAATAGCGCTCGAGCTGAACAGACTCCAGTCGCCAGATGAAGCCATTTTTTACACTTCGGGCCGTACAAGTAATGAAGCCGCATTTATGTACCAGCTTTTTGTGCGCGAATATGGTACCAACAACCTGCCCGACTGCAGTAATATGTGCCACGAAAGCAGCGGGGTAGCATTGACGGAAGCGTTGGGTATCGGAAAAGGGTCTGTCACCCTGGACGATTTTTACGAAGCCGAGGTGATCGTTATACTGGGCCAGAATCCCGGGACCAACCACCCCCGGATGCTCACCGCCCTGCAAAAGGCAAAGGCCAAAGGAGCTACTATTGTTGCCATTAACCCACTACCCGAGACTGGCCTGATGGGCTTCAATAACCCGCAGTCCATTAACGGTGTACTGGGTATCAACAGCGGACTTACGGATCTTTTTCTTCCTGTAAAAATCAACGGGGATCTTGCGCTCCTACAGGCCGTTGAAAAGCTGATGTTGCTGGAAGAACAAAAAAATCCGGAAATGGTGCTCGACAATGCGTTTATTGGTGAACATACGGAGGGGTTCGAAGCTTTAAAAAAACACTTGCTTTCGCTGGACCTGGAATACTTGTCGGAAGCGTCGGGGATATCCATACCGCAGATTGAGGCCTTTGCCCGGCTGATATATACTAAAAAGAAAATCATTGCCTGCTGGGCCATGGGGCTAACCCAACATAAAAATGCCGTTGACAGCATCCGGGAAATCATTAATTTACTTTTGCTAAAAGGAAGTATCGGAAAGCCGGGAGCAGGTACCTGTCCTGTCAGAGGGCATAGCAACGTCCAGGGCGACAGAACCATGGGAATTTATGAAAAACCCTCGGAAAAATTCCTGGAGACGCTGGAAAGGAATTTTGGTTTCGAGCCTCCGAAAGCGCATGGTTATGATACCGTTGAAGCCATCAAGGCCATGTACGAAGGCAAGGCGAAGATTTTCTTCGCTATGGGTGGCAACTTTTTATCGGCTACGCCCGATACTGCCTTCACCGCAGCTGCGCTCAGAAAATGCATATTAACGGTTCATGTATCGACTAAGCTGAACAGAAGCCATCTGGTGCACGGAGAGGAAGCAATTATTCTTCCGTGCCTTGGCAGGAGTGACATGGATATGCTAAATGGCGAAAACCGGTTTGTTTCCTGCGAAAATTCCATGGGGGTTGTCCAGCTTTCTCGAGGTGTGCTGCAGCCGGTTTCGGACGACCTCCTGAGCGAACCGGCCATTGTGAGCCGCCTTGCCAAAGCCACGCTGGGCCGGCGCAGCAAAATCGACTGGGATAAGTATGCTGCTGATTACGACACCATCAGGACGGATATTGAACGGACAATTCCCGGCTTTGATGCATACAACCGGCGGGTCAGGCTTCCGGGAGGGTTTTATCTGCCTAATGTCAATCGGGAAGGTACCTTTAATACCTTGTCCCGAAAAGCAGGGTTCCATATTGCCCACGTCAATCCTGCGGTACTTGGACCCGACGAACTGATTATGATGACCATCCGCAGCCATGACCAGTTCAATACCACCATTTATGGCCTCAACGACCGTTACAGGGGTATCTACAATGAGCGCAGGGTAATTCTGATGAATGCAAAAGATATTCTCAAGAGAAATTTATCCGATGGCTATGTGGTAGATTTACATAATTATACGGACGGTGTTGAACGTACAGCCAGGAACTTCATCGTGATCAAATATCCGATTCCCGAGGGCTGCTGTGCTACTTACTTTCCGGAAACCAATGTTTTGGTACCCATTTCGAGTGTAGCAGAAAAAAGCAACACGCCGGTTTCCAAGCATGTGATCATTAAGGTTGTCAGGCATGCATAA
- a CDS encoding glycerophosphodiester phosphodiesterase produces the protein MMKKKTLLIATALLCLFFSQTMAQTNKSTKVIAHRGAWKNTGVPENSIAALEHAVKMGCYGSEFDVHMSADSVLFVNHDHTIKGLHIEKTSSAELSAVKLSNDEPLPTLEAYLKAGKKQKKTRLVLEIKGSSISKERSLALAEKCVKMVKALKAEAITDYISFDYDICKKVKELNPRADVAYLNGDKSPAEIKEAGFNGVDYHFSVFRKNENWIGEMHAQNLTTNVWTVNDRSGMQWFIDKGVNFITTNEPEQLFELLK, from the coding sequence ATGATGAAGAAAAAAACACTGTTGATTGCCACAGCTCTTTTATGTCTATTTTTTTCACAAACGATGGCTCAAACCAATAAGTCAACCAAAGTAATAGCACACCGCGGAGCCTGGAAAAACACGGGCGTTCCCGAAAACTCCATAGCCGCACTGGAACATGCCGTCAAGATGGGATGTTACGGCAGCGAATTTGACGTACACATGTCTGCTGATTCGGTACTGTTTGTGAATCATGACCATACCATTAAAGGGTTACATATCGAAAAAACCTCATCCGCCGAGCTGTCAGCCGTGAAGCTCAGCAATGACGAGCCACTCCCTACGCTGGAAGCCTACCTGAAAGCTGGTAAGAAACAAAAGAAAACACGGCTGGTACTGGAAATCAAAGGTTCCTCTATCAGCAAGGAACGTTCGCTGGCTCTGGCCGAAAAATGTGTAAAAATGGTAAAGGCTTTAAAAGCAGAAGCCATTACAGATTACATCAGTTTCGATTATGATATCTGCAAAAAGGTAAAGGAGCTTAATCCACGGGCCGACGTGGCCTACCTGAATGGGGATAAATCTCCGGCGGAAATCAAAGAAGCGGGCTTCAACGGCGTTGATTATCATTTCAGTGTTTTCAGAAAAAATGAAAACTGGATCGGTGAAATGCATGCCCAAAACCTTACCACCAATGTTTGGACGGTAAACGACAGATCCGGCATGCAGTGGTTTATCGACAAAGGTGTGAACTTCATCACCACCAATGAACCTGAACAACTTTTCGAGCTTTTGAAATAA
- a CDS encoding response regulator, translating to MNLSPSSPQVGIVDDNPMVRILIRQTLIRNKIDVVFEAIDGLDCIEKMRKASRAPDIIITDLEMPVMSGFDSVGILKENWPGTAIIAFSGITDAMKIQKVIEGGADFFLEKSPDLTELMKLIVGQWP from the coding sequence ATGAATTTATCCCCCTCCTCTCCTCAAGTCGGTATCGTAGACGACAATCCTATGGTAAGAATTCTGATCAGGCAAACCCTGATCCGCAATAAAATTGACGTTGTTTTTGAAGCGATTGACGGCCTGGATTGTATTGAGAAAATGCGGAAAGCCAGCAGAGCTCCGGATATTATTATCACTGACCTTGAAATGCCGGTGATGTCTGGTTTTGATTCGGTTGGGATATTAAAAGAAAATTGGCCTGGCACTGCCATTATTGCATTTTCAGGGATCACGGATGCCATGAAAATTCAGAAGGTAATAGAAGGAGGTGCGGATTTCTTTTTGGAAAAAAGCCCGGATTTAACTGAATTGATGAAACTCATTGTGGGTCAATGGCCGTGA
- a CDS encoding helix-turn-helix domain-containing protein gives MNTKFKKVPIKRFEPQQYVRQLLEPLPYPRHGIRSNSDAQYDYSEVFSEKISNGFWVFLIESRENIDKCFCIQPKSGSNKYFAINFYISTATTGYAIDKSISWRKQAAIFSGPTSSYEIYVSKSDSIRHFRFVFSEKYLKNTLNLSNTFLMDCNVWTVLYKHKPIFIKDPTPQEKLALERLHSLFKYSQNECTYFFSLSSCVYNIADSFFRGPFRGQKSNHLLKDDVEAMAKVVLKFERNLLDKFPGIASLAYEFNMSPTKFKTCFKQIYHTTPLLYYRQLQVAYAISLLNNKQFTLKEISNKLGFKKSSTLSSWLKRYGDWN, from the coding sequence ATGAATACCAAATTTAAAAAAGTGCCTATTAAAAGGTTTGAGCCACAGCAATATGTGCGGCAGCTGCTGGAACCTTTGCCCTATCCAAGGCATGGGATTCGATCTAACTCGGATGCGCAATATGACTACTCTGAGGTTTTTAGTGAGAAAATCAGTAACGGATTTTGGGTTTTCCTGATAGAATCCAGGGAAAATATTGACAAATGTTTCTGCATTCAGCCCAAAAGCGGCTCCAACAAATACTTCGCCATTAATTTTTACATTTCTACCGCAACCACTGGTTATGCCATCGACAAAAGTATATCCTGGCGAAAGCAGGCTGCCATTTTCTCGGGCCCCACAAGTTCCTACGAAATCTACGTAAGCAAGTCTGATAGTATCAGGCATTTTCGATTTGTTTTTTCGGAGAAATATTTGAAAAACACGCTGAATCTGTCTAATACCTTTCTGATGGACTGCAATGTGTGGACGGTACTCTACAAACATAAACCGATCTTTATAAAAGATCCGACACCGCAGGAGAAACTGGCTCTGGAGAGGTTACACAGTTTATTTAAATACTCTCAGAATGAATGTACCTATTTTTTTTCTCTCAGCTCCTGTGTATACAATATTGCCGACTCGTTTTTCCGGGGGCCGTTCCGGGGGCAGAAAAGTAACCATTTGCTAAAAGACGACGTCGAAGCGATGGCGAAAGTGGTATTAAAATTTGAAAGGAACTTGCTGGATAAATTTCCGGGGATTGCGTCCCTGGCCTATGAGTTTAACATGTCACCTACCAAGTTCAAGACATGTTTTAAGCAGATTTACCATACCACACCATTGCTCTACTATCGCCAGCTTCAGGTAGCTTATGCCATAAGCCTGCTGAACAATAAACAATTTACGCTCAAGGAAATTTCGAACAAGCTCGGTTTTAAGAAATCCAGCACTTTGTCCAGTTGGCTCAAAAGATACGGAGACTGGAATTGA
- a CDS encoding M48 family metalloprotease → MVNWNWPKSDNIKIRRLVGLLLFAGVVFAVLQWYSGRRLVNPATGRKQYIALTPQEEVRKGLHAAPQMAASFGGLHPDEAIRKRVKSVGNKLVARARPSLLPFKFDFHILADSSTINAFALPGGQIFITAGLLGKLKTDDQLAVVLGHEIGHVIGRHAGERLSEWNLIQGGADTDSLAKENDTASETEAYIASLAKMRYGLDDEQEADVFAIKLMRLAEYDPGAFPEITHLQTQESEMQKRPSYLTSHPGAIHWPDRIKEIMK, encoded by the coding sequence ATGGTAAACTGGAACTGGCCAAAATCGGATAATATCAAAATACGAAGACTGGTTGGTCTGTTGCTTTTTGCGGGGGTGGTATTTGCAGTTTTGCAATGGTATTCAGGTAGGAGGCTGGTAAATCCTGCCACTGGCCGAAAGCAGTACATTGCGTTAACACCTCAGGAGGAAGTCCGAAAGGGCCTGCATGCAGCTCCGCAAATGGCAGCTTCGTTCGGAGGTTTGCATCCGGATGAAGCGATCCGGAAAAGGGTGAAATCGGTGGGGAACAAACTTGTGGCGAGGGCAAGGCCGAGCCTATTACCATTCAAGTTTGATTTTCACATACTCGCAGATAGCAGTACCATCAATGCTTTTGCTCTCCCGGGCGGTCAGATTTTTATCACTGCGGGATTGCTCGGTAAGCTCAAAACGGATGATCAACTGGCCGTCGTTCTCGGGCATGAAATCGGTCATGTGATCGGCAGGCATGCCGGGGAGCGGTTGTCGGAATGGAACCTGATACAAGGGGGCGCTGATACCGACAGCTTGGCAAAAGAGAATGATACCGCTTCGGAAACAGAAGCATATATCGCCAGCCTCGCCAAGATGCGTTATGGACTTGATGACGAGCAGGAAGCCGATGTTTTTGCAATAAAGTTGATGCGTCTTGCGGAATATGATCCGGGCGCCTTTCCCGAAATAACCCATTTACAGACCCAGGAATCTGAAATGCAAAAAAGGCCGTCATACCTCACCTCACATCCTGGCGCAATCCACTGGCCTGATAGAATCAAGGAGATCATGAAATAA
- a CDS encoding homoserine O-acetyltransferase family protein — MQAEQKIFRYPYPYALELGRELNGFELSYTTYGTRNEADDNIVWVCHALTGSSNVAEWWDGLVGEGKYFDPAKHFIVCANVLGSAYGSTGPLSVNPRTNKAYHRDFPVITVKDVVGALEILRQELAINRIKICIGGSLGGQQALEWAVEVPDLFEELILIATNAVHSPWGVAFNESQRMAIEADPSFQEDSDTAGAMGMRAARSIALLSYRNYDTYNFTQARDNPDQIDDFRASSYQQYQGDKFVKRFNAFSYWVLSKIMDSHNVGRNRGGIVHALGLVKAKTLVLGIKSDLLFPLSEQQFLARHIPDASFQEIDSLYGHDGFLIEYKQLTQVIKAWQESNGKLELAKIG, encoded by the coding sequence ATGCAGGCAGAACAAAAAATATTCAGGTATCCCTATCCTTATGCGCTCGAACTCGGACGTGAGCTTAACGGCTTTGAACTTAGCTATACGACTTACGGAACACGGAATGAGGCGGATGATAACATTGTGTGGGTATGTCATGCATTAACGGGCAGTTCCAATGTGGCAGAATGGTGGGACGGGCTGGTAGGTGAGGGGAAATATTTTGATCCGGCAAAACACTTTATTGTCTGCGCCAACGTGTTGGGATCGGCTTATGGTTCTACAGGGCCGCTATCGGTTAACCCCAGGACGAACAAAGCCTACCACCGCGATTTTCCGGTAATAACCGTTAAGGACGTGGTGGGCGCTCTGGAAATATTACGCCAGGAACTGGCGATTAACAGAATTAAAATCTGTATCGGAGGTTCACTGGGAGGACAGCAAGCACTGGAATGGGCAGTAGAAGTACCCGATCTTTTTGAAGAGCTTATCCTGATCGCCACCAACGCCGTGCATTCTCCCTGGGGAGTTGCTTTTAATGAGTCGCAAAGAATGGCCATTGAGGCAGACCCTAGTTTTCAGGAAGATTCCGATACTGCCGGAGCAATGGGTATGCGGGCAGCACGTTCCATTGCCTTGCTTTCGTACCGCAATTATGATACCTACAACTTTACCCAGGCCCGGGACAATCCTGACCAGATAGATGATTTCCGTGCGTCGTCCTATCAGCAGTACCAGGGAGATAAGTTTGTCAAAAGATTTAATGCTTTTTCCTATTGGGTACTCTCCAAAATCATGGACTCGCACAATGTGGGGCGTAACCGGGGAGGGATCGTGCATGCGCTTGGTTTGGTGAAAGCCAAAACACTGGTGCTGGGCATCAAGTCCGATCTGTTATTTCCGTTGTCCGAGCAGCAGTTTCTAGCCCGGCACATCCCGGATGCAAGTTTCCAGGAAATTGATTCACTGTATGGTCATGATGGTTTTCTGATTGAGTACAAACAGCTTACACAGGTCATTAAAGCCTGGCAGGAAAGTAATGGTAAACTGGAACTGGCCAAAATCGGATAA
- a CDS encoding DUF721 domain-containing protein, with protein MAQHYRFDREKASRRPGITPLKDAIDQMLERYHIRNRFDQSYVVAHWDKIMGTAIASRTNKVYIRDRTLFLQIESAPLRNELARAKSKIIELINREMKSDLVEDVIFI; from the coding sequence ATGGCTCAACATTATCGGTTCGACAGAGAAAAGGCATCGCGCCGGCCAGGTATCACTCCCCTTAAGGATGCGATAGATCAGATGCTCGAGCGTTACCACATCCGCAACCGGTTCGATCAGTCCTATGTCGTAGCACATTGGGATAAAATAATGGGAACCGCCATTGCATCCCGTACAAATAAGGTTTACATCCGGGACCGGACACTCTTTTTACAGATAGAATCGGCACCATTAAGAAATGAACTGGCCAGGGCAAAATCCAAAATCATCGAACTCATCAACCGGGAAATGAAATCGGACCTGGTTGAGGACGTGATTTTTATCTGA